The stretch of DNA AATTAATTAACTGAGAGATAAAAGCCGGCTTTCTATAATATTTAGTTATTTCCTTTTCTTCTAAAGAAATACTAACAGGTGTTTTACCCGCTCCGTAAATAATAGCCGGGACACGCCCTTCTCTTCTCAATGCTCTTGCTGCTCCCGTACCGAATTCCGTGCGGGATTTCGCTTCAAGTTCTAATATTTTACTCATTTCTCTAAATACTCTAGCTTTAAAATAGATCATAATAGTTGTAAGTAATAAAAAATTCAAGACATATTTGTAAAATACCCAATATACTTTACTCAATTCCCAAAAATTTGTGAGTTTGTAAAGATAACCTAGCACCGCTTTCTAGTACTAATTTTACTGCTAACTCATTATTTTCGTCATTAAGTCTTTGGTCGTTTTGATCCATAGGTTGAATAAAAACCGGTATATTATAAGCTATTTGTCCTACTTCCGGTATGAAACTATATTCCATAATATTTTTAGCAACGATAAATTTCACCGCACTAATTTTAGGCAGTAAATCTTCTCTTATTTTACTATAACCGTTTTTACCCGCTTTCGGCGAACAAATTATAGACACTTCATTTGGCAAAGAGCGATATAACGTACCGTTAGTCTCTATTTGGACTTTAAAATCCAGGTCTAGTAACTTCCAGCATAATAATTCTATAGGTTGACGCATCGGCTCACCGCCGGTTATTACTACTAAATTAATTGATTTTTCATTTTTAGAATTTAATACCAAGCCTTCTACTTTATTTAAAATCTTATCTATATCTACTAACTCAAAATCCTCAAACTCCGTATCACAAAAATTACAAGCAAGATTACATCCCCCAAGCCTAATAAAGATCGCAGGGCAACCTACAAAAATGCCCTCCCCTTGTATAGTCTTAAAAATAGACTGTACCTCTAACTTAGTACCATCACCGTTTAATATGCTTCTTTTAGGATTTTGTCCGAACATTTTCAGTATTAATATGTATTCAGCATTCCCATTATAGCAAATAGCTTAAAAAAATAATAGAGTTGTTTGCTCAATAAAAATTTAATCGAGTTCTACAATATTATTCATAGGTGCATCACCTAAAGGAGTTATCTCTAACTTATCATTTATAATAAAAGGCTGATAACTCTTTCCTGATTCTGAATTTTTATTACATGTAAATTTAATATGAGGGCTAGTTTCAAGCAATCCGAGCATTTCAGCATTTACTCCAACGCTGCTACCTTCAGGGATATGAAATTTAACCGCATCCCCATGTTTTATATTGAACTTGAAGTTAGTATCAGTAGGAGCTGCAAAAAAATTAGTGTTTTTCATAGAATTTTAATTTTAGATTGAATTTACACCTAGAATATGAATTTTTCTTAAAAAATCAATAACTAATTTAGTTTTAATTAAAAATTTATTTACTGATAGTATCTATGTTAAGGTGCGTATATAAGCCTTAAAAAAAAACTTGCAATAATTAATAAAAAAACTATTATCTAGGTTTCATCGGTAATATGGCTTTGGTATGCCTAAATTATTACCGGCAAATCTAGAAATACCAAAATAAGGAAAAATTATGCCTAAATTAAAGACCAAATCCGCTGTAAAGAAGCGTTTTCAACTTACTGCTAGCGGCAAGGTTATTGCATCTCAAGCACGTAAAAACCACTTTAGACGTCGTCGTACTAAAGCTCAAATTCGTAACCTTAGAGGAACTACAATACTTTGTCCTCAAGACGGATATAATATTAAAAAATATTTTTTACCGTACGGTATAAATTAATTAATTAGGAGCTACAGCAATGACACGTGCAAAATCAGGAAAAATTGCCAAAAATCGACATAAAAAAATCCTCAAATTAGCCAAAGGCTATAGAGGTAGAGCTAATAGCTGTTTTAGAGTAGCTATTGAAAAAGTAGAAAAAGCCCTCCAGTATGCTTATAGAGATCGTAGAAACCGTAAGCGTGATTTTAGAGGCTTATGGATTCAAAGAATAAATGCAGCAGTAAGAGAACATGGGCTTGTTTACTCTCAATTTATGGGAGCTCTTAAAAAAGCAGAAATTGATATAGATCGTAAAGTACTTGCAGAACTTGCTGTCAATAACAGTGACGGATTCGCAAGTATCATAGAAAAAGCAAAAGCACATATTTAGTTTAATTATCATCCCGTGGTTGACCACGGGATCTCAGGACACAGGCTGTGATACAAGATCCTGTAAAGAGACCATGGGATGATATATTTATAACAATTAATTTTTATTTTCGTTCGGTATAAATATTATGAAACGTACATTTCAACCTAGTAACTTAGTTAGAAAAAGAAGACATGGTTTTAGAACTAGAATGGCTACTCCATCCGGAAGAACAATCTTAAGAAGACGCCGTGCTAAAGGTAGACATAAATTATCTGCTTAAAATAATCTGACTTATCAAATTGTCTATTACCTCTTTAAAAAATCAAAAAGAATTTGAACTTATAAATAAATTTGGAAAGAAGTTCCATGAAAGATATTTTATTTTGGTAATAGCAAAAACACTTCCTAAAATTTTCCTTGAATCAAAATATAACGTCTTTTTAGGGATCAAAGTTAGCAAAAAGCTAAATAAAAAAGCCATGGTTCGCAATAAAATTAAAAGGCGTATACGACATCTAATTAGAATTATTGTTAGTGATTCTAGCTTCAAGGCTATAAAATTCGCAATGATTATTATTCCAAGAAAAGGATTTGAAGAGATAAACTTCTCACACTTGAATTATGAATTAAGTAAAATGATTCTAAGAAATATTTAGATTTTATTGAATGACTTGGCATTACCAGCGTGGATCAAAAAACGCATTCGGTGTCATACCGTGGCTTGGCCACAGTATCCATAAAACAACTTAAAATACTAATAATTTTAATATTTTTAACTGGATCCCACTACAAGCTCGCAGGATGACACAAGAAGAATCGAACCATGTAATAACACCTGCAGTTGCTCGCAATGATGACTTGGGTATCCATGCAACGATGCCGAGCTTGTAGCAAAATTCAGACTTTATTTTTTATTACTTATGTTCCCTCTATCCCCTCTCCTAATACCGGTACTTCTTCTACTACAGTAAGTGTTGTATCTATAGTAGTTTCTTCAGACGTAATAGTATTTATAGTAGAATTATAATATTTTTTTACTAATTCAATAACTTCCCAATTATGCTTCTCTTCTGCCGTATAAATATTATAGCTGTTTACCTCTATATTAGGATGCTTAAGTACAATATCTAGAATTTCTAGATTGCCTTTTTTTATAACTGTATTAAGATTATAGAACTCTATTTTCGCAGTACTATGTTCAAGTACAGTTTTTAGAATATCTAAATCACCTTTCTCTATAGCCTTATTAAGATTACATGATTCTATTTTTGTAGTACTATGCTCAAGTACAGCTTTTAGAATATCTAAATCACCTTTCTCTATAGCCTTATCAAGATTATATGATTCTATTTTTGTAGTACTATGTTCAAGTACAGCTTTTAGAATATCTAAATCACCTTTCTCTATAGCCTTATCAAGATTATATGATTCTATTTTTGTAGTACTATGTTCAAGTACAGCTTTTAGAATATCTAAATCACCTTTCTCTATAGCCTTATTAAGATTATAGAACTCTATTTTCGCAGTACTATGTTCAAGTACAGCTTTTAGAATATCTAAATCACCTTTCTCTATAGTCTTATTAAGATTACATGATTCTATTTTTGTAGTACTATGCTCAAGTACAGCTTTTAGAATATCTAAATCACCTTTCTCTATAGCCTTATTAAGATTACATGATTCTATTTTTATAGTACTATGCTCAAGTACAGCTTTTAGAATATCTAAATCACCTTTCTCTATAGCCTTATTAAGATTACATGATTCTATTTTTGTAGTACTATGCTCAAGTACAGCTTTTAGAATATCTAAATCACCTTTCTCTATAGCCTTATTAAGATTATAGGAATTTACTTTAGTATTACCATAATTAAGTAAACACATTAATAGCTTAGAATTCCCTTGCTCTATAGCGTCATCCATACTAGTATTAGTGTATAATCCTTTCTGATTTAACATAGTCTCTATCTTGCTTAGAGAAAATTTATTAAAATTATATGTTTCTAAGGTGAAAGCTCTACTAAATACGCTGATTAAGTCAGCGTATGTTAATCCTTTCGGCTTTGTTTCTATATTTAAGTTAAATATTTCGGGATATGATTCATGATATTCCGCATGAATATTTTTATAAAATTTTACAAAAGCTTCATATTCTTTATGTAGAAAAGCCGGCAACTCCTCGATGCTTTTCATGTTTTTAATTTTATTAGCACTTAAAGAAAAACTATAAATTTGATCGTCTAATTTATAGCTTATACTAAAATCTGACGCTGCTAATAAATGAAAATTATCTCTTATATATTCAATCAGTGAAGAGTCATTTTTTGTTCTAGCATCGTAATTATTTTGAGCTAATAGTATAATATTTGCATCGCTGGCTTTATTATAAGTGCATAACACCATATTGCCCTGTATCCAATCTAAATGATGTTGAGCTGCACCTGAATGACAAGAAAATATGTGAACAATATTACATTGATTTTCAGTGGTATTATTTTGTATTTTATTAAGCAGTGTAATATCTAACATAGAAGTTGTACCTTCATCAGAAAATATACTCATTGATAAGTAAGAAGGCTCAGGCATAAAATATGATTTAATTTTTCCCCATAAACCTAAATTAGTAGGTTTATAGAAAAACTCTGATCCATGTGCATTTATAAAATATTCACTACCTGTACCTGAAGGTAAGTCAGCTAAGGTTTTTATTTCCTTGATATCAGGATTTTCATTTTTCATACTTATATCCGGGCCTTTAAGCAATATTTTTTGCATATTTACATCCTTATACAATTAACTTAGCTACCATATTCTATGGAATTACCATAGAATATGGTAATCTTTAAAAAAGTCAAGATAGAGTTGATATTTTTATTAATAGCTGTTAAGTTTTTAATAAGGAAAAATCATATAAAACTATATATTATCAATAAAAATTTATAGTTAATAATTATAGATAATAGCATTAAAAATAAGACTATAAAGTAACCGGCGAAAAAGGATAAAAATAGAGTGTAGAAAGAACTTGCAATATTGTTTATTAAATCTCCGGATCAGTATTTCCCAATATTGTTATATCTGAATTACTATCCGTATTTTCTTCCATAAAATTTAAATTGAGTGCAATAGTGTTATTTAAAAGAATTTCAGAAGTTATTCCTTTGTGAATTACTGATTGACCATTATTTATATTTTCTATTATACCTTTTGAAACAATATTTGATCCTAGAGTTAGTAGACCAGCGATATTCAAAGACCTTCCTGCTTCTATCATTAAGGTGGCATCCGAATTGAATGAGATATTATTAAAAGTCACATCTGATGCTATAGTTAGGGTAGTACCAATGAATTTGATATTATGAGTATCCATAGAGTCTAAATGAATATCTAAACAATCTTCAACCTTTATTTCTTTTAAATAATTTTCTTGTGCCTCTTTTGACATTTCAAGTAACTCATTTTTAGAAATAGTCATTTTTTCTGCTAATTTATATAGATTTTTATCTTTTAAGAGATCTAATAAGAATTTTTTACTAGGTAACAACTGCAATAGTTCCTTATAAGTTATGGAATCAGAAAACCATTTTATTAACTTCCAATTTTCAAAAAAGAATTTTTTATCATTTTCTTCTGTTAGTGTTCTATAGAATTTTATCCGCTCATCATTTACCGTAAAATCATCGGATAATTTTTTGAGAGTTTCTTCTAACCTATCTAATATTGCTAAATCAAAAAAATCATTACTGTTATGTATTTGGTCACTATTAAGAGTAAGGATTGTACTATTTCCTGCTATTAATTCACATAACTTCTCTAACTCATTACCAACTACGTAATCAATATCTTTAACACTAAGTTGCTTTTGTTTAAGTAATTTTTGAATATTTTCATTAAGAAGATAAGCTGCTTTTGTATCATTTATTGCTTCAAGTTCATTTATGCCTTTTTACTTATCATCTTCATAATAATTACGGGCAATTTCAAATAATCTTCTTACTATAATTCTAGCTTCAGTTATATTATTTTCCCTGGAATAACTACTAGCTACTATCTCTAACAATGGATAGTTTGAAATAATAGATTCTATTTCTTCTGCACTTAACATTCCATCTTTAACTAATAAATGATCCTCCGTCTTTTCTATTGATGATTTAGATCTTAACGCTTGTACCTCTGCACTTAATTGTTTATAACTGTCTATACTTTCCGTATCTTGTTTTTTCTTATAAGCATTTTCTATTTCTTTTTGCTTTAATTCATTACTCTTACTCCAGTTATAAGCCTCTTTTTCTTCTTCATTTTCAGGTTGACCATTTTTAATACGCTCTATTTTATTCTCTATTTCTACAATTTTTTCTTTTATAAATTTAGAAGACTAAATATATATATTGCTTGTAAAAATTCATCATCTACATTTTTATTTTTATCTTTAACATACTTCCTAAATTCTGATTTTAATCTAAAAAACTCTTTCATAACTTCAGCATTTTCAATAGGCATCGATAATTCAAGGTACTTTAAATTATTATAAAGATACTGAAAATTTTCTTTTTGCTTTTCATAATCAAATAAAAATTCTGCTTTTATATACTCTTCAATAATATCAATAACACTTAATATAAAACTCGTCTTTTCTACTTCAAAATCTAATTCGCTCACATTTAAATCCTAATTATTATTAAATTGAAATTTAAGAAATTTTAACTTTTGGTAATATAATAATTAAGATAGTGTCAATGTCATATAGTCAATTCAATTGGATTTGCATACAATGAGCAAGGAGCGCGAAACCTATAACTAGTAGGAGAGCGACGAGCAACGTAGTAGGCGAGTCCAAATCAATTGACTATAAAATACGGTCATTGATTTTTATGTAAAATTCTATCGAACTATTCTCAATAAAAACTTACAACCACTTTCGTTTCTTAAAATATTTATAGGTAATAATTGTAGATAATAGCATTAAGAATAAGGCTATAGGATAACCATACGGCGATTTAAGCTCAGGCATTACGGTAAAGTTCATGCCGTAAATACTGGCTATTAAAGTGGGTGGGAGAAAAAATATAGTAACCAATGAGAAAATTTTAATAATATTATTTTGTTCCATTGCAATCATACCAAGTGCTGCGTCTAGGGTTCTTGCAATCTCGCTAGATATAAATTGTGAAAAATTAATTATTGAGTCTACATCTCGAAGCAATGTATCTAATAGATCCTTAGATGCTTTATTTTGAGTTATTTGTGGAGATTTTAAAATATATTGAATAGCCATAGTTAAAGAAAATAAACACTCACGGCTTTTAGAAAGTAAATCACCTTTTCGACCTATTTTCTTTAATACATTGGTATGATCTATACGCAAATCATTAATGTTATTATCAAGTATTAAACGTCCATAATCATCAATATCCATACTAATCGACTGTACAATATTCGATAATCTTGTTACCATATTACGAAGTAATATAAATAAAATATTTTCTGCATTATGTTTGTTATTAAGCTGCTTAGCAAATTTATTTATACAGTCATTAAAGGGTATTAATTCTATGTAACGAACGGTTATAAGACAACCTTTATATAAAATAAATACTATAGAATGTGTTTCAGGCAATTCTTGCTCTTTATTAACGAGTTCCGTAATAGTGAGATATAACGCCTCATTTTCAACATATAACCTCTCGGAAATCTCAATTTGCGATATGTCCTTTAAAGTCGGTATTTCTATATTTAATGTATTTTTTACTATTACTTTTTCTTCATCGGTTATATTGAATAAATCAATCCATAATGTGGATTCATTAATAATATATTCTTCATTTTTTACTATAGAATTATTTTCCTTTAAATATGTAGTTATCATATAATCTCAAATATATTTTTGTAGAGATTAACAAACTTCAATCTTTAAAGCAACTTAAAGCTTTTATTCTCGTAGATGATTCCTATTATTTTCTAAATAACAAGTAATACACAATATAAAACCAACCAAAAAATCCATGAATGATAGCCCATAATATCGATTTGTTCACATTAAATGATATTACTATTACAAGTATTGTTCCAAGAGAAATACCACCGTATCCTAAATAATTCATATATTTTACCCTTAATATTTTTTAATATTATTGTAGGATATTTATTATATTTTATTGCTTAAAAACTACTTTATGGGACTGTTAACAAAATAGCTTTAATTGATAATTAAAGCTATTTTTTAGCGAAAATTAATAAGATTTTTGAGAGGATATATCCTATTTCAAAAAAATCTTATAATTTATAGCTAAAAAGAGCAAGGAATCCACAAGACGAGGAATGACAGCAGTTATTAAATGTTCAGCATCCGAGGACTTACAAAGACATTGCTGCCAATTTTTTAAGTTCTATCTGAATATACGTTCCTTACAAAAGCAGAACTTTATATATTAATTATTTTTTTGTAGTAAGATTCCAAATTTTCTCTGCTTTGCTTCCAAGCCACCAAAAGCTTATTCCTAGAATTGTAAAAAATACTGCTTTATGAGTTGTATTCAAAAAATCTTGTATATAAATTAATAAATAAAAAAGTAACTCCAAATCCTTTAGTTACCGAATTATCTTGTTTTAAACCGTGATAAATAGCTGCTCCGGACATTAAGGCAAATAATAAAGACCAATGAAATAATTCTATCGGCTTTACCGACTTTAAGTAATAATCTTCAGGGTCATAATTTCCAAATATTGATAATAACCACATTGTAATAAATGAATATAATAAACCAACTACAAGAGTTACTTGAGTAAAATGATTGAATTTTTTATTTTCTTCTAGTGCAAGAGCAGAGAATGTTAATATTCCTCCAAATAATATAAAACGTAATGGATAATTCATACCTAAGTAATATGCTCCCCATCCTGACATGTACCCGGTTTCTGCTCCCATCCAACTACCTATAAAGCAAAGCACCAAATTAAATTTGATTTAGAGAAATATCCTAATAGGGCATAAACAATAAAAGATACAAGCAATAAAATGGAAAAATGTCCCACCCCCTGAATCAAATGCTTTTCCTAGTTGATAAATAGCATAAACAGTGGTTAAGACCCCTAAAAATAATACTGCCCCATTGCTAAAAATTTTCTCTGGTTTTTGTTGCTGTCTTTTAAAACCAACAAAATAAATTATTCCCGATAAAGTTGATAAGGTAATAAATTTCAGCAGATACGGGGCATTAAAAATATATTATAATAATTCGCGTAGATAACGATCAGACAAAATAGCATTAATAGCAATAACTATACATATTAAAGAAACCCAAAAAGAATATCTAGCTAATTTCTTCCAATCAAAATTTAATATTTCTATATCGTTTTTAAGTAATATAGTCGTATTATCATCAAGTAAACCAGTGTTATTCTATTCATTTAATGCTGAAAAAAGTATCTTTGCCTGTGATTTAGCAATTTTCATAAGTTAATCTAAATATCTCCCAAATTTTAATAGAAAGATATTATTAATATAAAAATATGTCAAGAATTACTAGATTCTGTGGACAAACTACCTTTAGAAGGAGGATATGCAAGAAGTCTATTTTTTTATTTCGACTACTTTTCATTTATTAGGAGTATATTCCTTTCTTTTAAAAGGAGTATGTAATACTACTTTTAAAAGAAGTTTAACATAATGAGCATCCAAGATAAAAGGCGGTTTCCATCTTGTATACAAATTTAATTTATTTTTTTATTTTTGCTATTCTTCATTTGCTTGCAGTATACTCCGAAGTAAAATGAAGAGTAGTATACTTCGACCCAACTTGGCATTGTTGCGTGGACCGGTAAAATCCACTGTGTCACCTAGTTCGCTTGACCTCGGGGTCCCATAAAAACAATTTAAAATACTAATAATATTAGTATTTTAAGCTGAATCCCACGCTACAAGCTCGCCCGCGGGGGGGGATGACAATGGAAAATCGATCCACACAACAACATTACACAACTTAGAAAAGAGTAATCTAGCTGTAAGCTGAAGGAGTGGCGGCAGTTATTAAACGTTCAGCATCTGAGGTCTTACAAAGACATTACCACCAATTTTTCAAATAAAATAGATTTCTTGCAAAATTAACTTCTAGAGGTAATTTGAAGGAAACACGGAATGCAGAACCGCAGCGTAGTTAATCTACGTGAAGATTCGAGTCACCGGATTGACGTACAAATTACCTCTAGAAGTTAATTTTGCAAGAAATCTAATGAGTATATAAGCAAATAAGTTTTGTTACTCATTACTTTAACTCTTCCTTTAGAAAAGATAGTATTGTTTTTGAAAAAAGATATAGGAAATTGAAGAAAGAAAAGAAAATTATAGCCTTAAAAGCAAACAATTAGTTAAAGATAGTGACAGTAAATATTTGGACTGAGTAATTACTTATATAAATATAAGCAATATACTAATTTAGTCTTTAAGGAGGTAATCCAGCCGCAGGTTCCCCTACGGCTACCTTGTTACGACTTCACCCCAGTCGCTAATTTTACCGTGGTTGGCTGCCTCTTGCGTTAGCTCACCACCTTCAGGTAAAACCAACTCCCATGGCGTGACGGGCAGTGTGTACAAGGCCCGAGAACGTATTCACCGCGGCATGCTGATCCGCGATTACTAGCGATTCCAACTTCATGCTCTCGAGTTGCAGAGAACAATCCGAACTGAGATGTCTTTTAGGGATTTGCTCCACGTCGCCGTCTTGCTTCCCTCTGTAAACACCATTGTAGCACGCGTGTAGCCCAACCCGTAAGGGCCATGATGACTTGACGTCGTCCCCACCTTCCTCCGGCTTATCACCGGCAGTTTTCTTATAGTTCCTGGCATTACCCGCTGGCAAATAAGAATGAGGGTTGCGCTCGTTGCGGGACTTAACCCAACATCTCACGACACGAGCTGACGACAGCCATGCAACACCTGTGTGTGGTCCAGCCGAGCTGAAGGAAAGCATCTCTGCGATCCGCGACCACCATGTCAAGGGTTGGTAAGGTTTTTCGCGTAACATCGAATTAAACCGCATGCTCCACCGCTTGTGCGAGCCCCCGTCAATTCCTTTGAGTTTTAATCTTGCGACCGTACTCCCCAGGCGGAGTGCTTAATGCGTTAGCTGCGAAACCGAAAGAGAATCTTCCGATATCTAGCACTCATCGTTTACGGCGTGGACTACCAGGGTATCTAATCCTGTTTGCTCCCCACGCTTTCGTGCATCAGCGTCAGTTGTAGCCCAGATGATCGCCTTCGCCACCGGTGTTCCTCCTAATATCTAAGAATTTCACCTCTACACTAGGAATTCCATCATCCCCTACTACACTCTAGATTAGTAGTTTTGAAAGCAATTCCGAGGTTAAGCCCCGGGCTTTCACTTCCAACTTACTAAACCGCCTACGCACTCTTTACGCCCAGTAATTCCGAACAACGCTAGCCCCCTCCGTCTTACCGCGGCTGCTGGCACGGAGTTAGCCGGGGCTTTTTCTGCAAGTAACGTCATTATCTTCCTTGCTAAAAGAGCTTTACAACCCTAAGGCCTTCATCACTCACTCGGTATTGCTGGATCAGGCTTTCGCCCATTGTCCAATATTCCCCACTGCTGCCTCCC from Rickettsia helvetica encodes:
- a CDS encoding 7-carboxy-7-deazaguanine synthase QueE; this translates as MFGQNPKRSILNGDGTKLEVQSIFKTIQGEGIFVGCPAIFIRLGGCNLACNFCDTEFEDFELVDIDKILNKVEGLVLNSKNEKSINLVVITGGEPMRQPIELLCWKLLDLDFKVQIETNGTLYRSLPNEVSIICSPKAGKNGYSKIREDLLPKISAVKFIVAKNIMEYSFIPEVGQIAYNIPVFIQPMDQNDQRLNDENNELAVKLVLESGARLSLQTHKFLGIE
- the rpmI gene encoding 50S ribosomal protein L35 encodes the protein MPKLKTKSAVKKRFQLTASGKVIASQARKNHFRRRRTKAQIRNLRGTTILCPQDGYNIKKYFLPYGIN
- the rplT gene encoding 50S ribosomal protein L20, translated to MTRAKSGKIAKNRHKKILKLAKGYRGRANSCFRVAIEKVEKALQYAYRDRRNRKRDFRGLWIQRINAAVREHGLVYSQFMGALKKAEIDIDRKVLAELAVNNSDGFASIIEKAKAHI
- the rpmH gene encoding 50S ribosomal protein L34, with the translated sequence MKRTFQPSNLVRKRRHGFRTRMATPSGRTILRRRRAKGRHKLSA
- the rnpA gene encoding ribonuclease P protein component, whose protein sequence is MSITSLKNQKEFELINKFGKKFHERYFILVIAKTLPKIFLESKYNVFLGIKVSKKLNKKAMVRNKIKRRIRHLIRIIVSDSSFKAIKFAMIIIPRKGFEEINFSHLNYELSKMILRNI
- a CDS encoding ankyrin repeat domain-containing protein; translated protein: MQKILLKGPDISMKNENPDIKEIKTLADLPSGTGSEYFINAHGSEFFYKPTNLGLWGKIKSYFMPEPSYLSMSIFSDEGTTSMLDITLLNKIQNNTTENQCNIVHIFSCHSGAAQHHLDWIQGNMVLCTYNKASDANIILLAQNNYDARTKNDSSLIEYIRDNFHLLAASDFSISYKLDDQIYSFSLSANKIKNMKSIEELPAFLHKEYEAFVKFYKNIHAEYHESYPEIFNLNIETKPKGLTYADLISVFSRAFTLETYNFNKFSLSKIETMLNQKGLYTNTSMDDAIEQGNSKLLMCLLNYGNTKVNSYNLNKAIEKGDLDILKAVLEHSTTKIESCNLNKAIEKGDLDILKAVLEHSTIKIESCNLNKAIEKGDLDILKAVLEHSTTKIESCNLNKTIEKGDLDILKAVLEHSTAKIEFYNLNKAIEKGDLDILKAVLEHSTTKIESYNLDKAIEKGDLDILKAVLEHSTTKIESYNLDKAIEKGDLDILKAVLEHSTTKIESCNLNKAIEKGDLDILKTVLEHSTAKIEFYNLNTVIKKGNLEILDIVLKHPNIEVNSYNIYTAEEKHNWEVIELVKKYYNSTINTITSEETTIDTTLTVVEEVPVLGEGIEGT
- a CDS encoding magnesium transporter CorA family protein, producing MITTYLKENNSIVKNEEYIINESTLWIDLFNITDEEKVIVKNTLNIEIPTLKDISQIEISERLYVENEALYLTITELVNKEQELPETHSIVFILYKGCLITVRYIELIPFNDCINKFAKQLNNKHNAENILFILLRNMVTRLSNIVQSISMDIDDYGRLILDNNINDLRIDHTNVLKKIGRKGDLLSKSRECLFSLTMAIQYILKSPQITQNKASKDLLDTLLRDVDSIINFSQFISSEIARTLDAALGMIAMEQNNIIKIFSLVTIFFLPPTLIASIYGMNFTVMPELKSPYGYPIALFLMLLSTIITYKYFKKRKWL